The genome window CCAGATCTAACACCATTGATAGATGTAGTTTTTCAGTTATTAATATTTTTTATGCTAGTAACCACATTTAGTCAATACAATAAATTTGATATGAATCTTCCTAAATCTTCTGTAGAAGAAATAAATATAACAGAAGAAGGGGTTGAACTGATAATTAATAAAGATGGAAAATATTTTTTTAAAAGTGGAGAAGATTCTGTAGAGGTAGAAAATGAAAAACTGGAAGAAACAATAAAAGAGCTGATGAAAGGAAGGAAAGAACAGACTCTTATTGTAAGTGCTGATAAAGATTTAAGATATGAAATTGTAATAGAAACTATGGGAAGATTAAAAAATATTGGATTGGAAAAATTAGAGATAAATAGTATAAAGTAGGTGATAAATTTGAAATTTTATATATTCTCTTTTTTATGTCATCTGCTGCTGCTTTTTGCTATATATACCAAACCTGTAAAAGATGTAAAATTAGATAGTAAAAATGTTCTTGTGTATCTTAGTGAACTGAAGACAGAAAATAATACTCCTGCCCCAGCACCTCTCCAGTCACTTACACAACCTGAAGAACCTAAAAAAGATGAAAAACCAAAGGAAGAAAAGAAAATTGAAAAAAAGATAGAGAATAAAGTAGTCAAAAAAATTGTTAAAAAAGAAGTTAAAAAGAACGAAGAAGTAGTAAAAGAAGAAAGTGGAAAGGAAACAGCTGCAGAAAATTCAGTACCATATAATCCGTTAGCAGGACTTATAAAAGATGGAACAGGAACATATATAGGAGATCAGAAGAACGGAGGTGGCATCAGGTACAGAATAAAAAGAGAAGTTGAACCAGAATATCCTATTCTTGCTAAAAGAGCTAACTATAGAAATGAAGTAATTATAAAAACCAAATTTCTTATAGGATTAAATGGAAAAGTAGAAGAGATAATTTTTCTTGATAATTTTACCTCTTATGGTTTTAGAAAAGAAGTGGAGAAAGCCCTTAGAAAATGGGAATTTGATCCAATAACTTATCATGGAGAAAAGATAAAACTCTATTTTTATAAAGATTTTAGATTTAATGTAAAATAATACTTTAAAAGATAGAAATGAGAAAATAAAGTAAAAATAAATATTACATAAATTTAATAAGGAGATGATAATTATGAGAATCAATTCAGAGAGTACAAATTCTATAATACCAGCTTTACTTATAAACAAGGCAGTAGAAGAAGCGAAAAATCATGAGATACCTTGCAGTATAATAGAAATGGAAATATTTACAGTGATGGATACTGTTAATCTTTATTTTTTTAAGGAAGAGAATGCTGTATATAAAATGACAGTAGATTGTATCAATAGTGGAGAAGAATATGTGAAGAAATATATGGAACTTATCAAAAATTCTTTCACTAAAGCTCTAAATGACTTTGGGAATATATCTAAAGTAGAAATAGTGAGAGGAGCAAACTCTTAAGTTAAATAGTTTTTTTATTGATTGCTGCACATTTAATAAAATTAAATGATTCAGAGTTATTATTTTAATATAAAAATGATATAGTATGTGCATACAATAAAATAAAAATATCAAAAGGTTCTAGTATTACTGGTGTTACTAGATTAAAAGGGAATTGAGTGAAAATCTCAAACGGTCCCGCCACTGTAATGAGGATGAAAGCAGATTACCACTGAGATATGAATAAATCTTGGGAAGGTGTGTGAGTAAAGCGAT of Fusobacterium sp. contains these proteins:
- a CDS encoding biopolymer transporter ExbD, with the translated sequence MRELRRKKGIINPDLTPLIDVVFQLLIFFMLVTTFSQYNKFDMNLPKSSVEEINITEEGVELIINKDGKYFFKSGEDSVEVENEKLEETIKELMKGRKEQTLIVSADKDLRYEIVIETMGRLKNIGLEKLEINSIK
- a CDS encoding energy transducer TonB, which gives rise to MINLKFYIFSFLCHLLLLFAIYTKPVKDVKLDSKNVLVYLSELKTENNTPAPAPLQSLTQPEEPKKDEKPKEEKKIEKKIENKVVKKIVKKEVKKNEEVVKEESGKETAAENSVPYNPLAGLIKDGTGTYIGDQKNGGGIRYRIKREVEPEYPILAKRANYRNEVIIKTKFLIGLNGKVEEIIFLDNFTSYGFRKEVEKALRKWEFDPITYHGEKIKLYFYKDFRFNVK